Proteins from one Niallia circulans genomic window:
- a CDS encoding siderophore ABC transporter substrate-binding protein codes for MKKKLTILFLALVMAVLAACGNTSTSSNASDDKAKAAEEITVKHELGEAKVKANPKKVVVFDMGILDTLDKLGVEVAGVPQENLPEYLEKYKDSKYTNVGGLKEPDLEAISELAPDVIFISGRQSAAYEDLSDIAPTVYVGVDSTKYMDSFKHNMELVGQIFGKEDAVKEELASIDDTITALNDKAKAVEGKSLVVLVNDGSVSAYGSGSRFGIIHDVFGLAQADENIEASTHGQSISFEYIADKNPEYLFVVDRGAVVGGESSAAKVLDNELVNGTDAAKDGHIIYLNPGYWYLSGGGLVSTEEMAKEIEAGISK; via the coding sequence TTGAAGAAAAAATTAACGATTCTTTTTTTAGCATTAGTTATGGCTGTTTTGGCAGCATGCGGTAATACATCAACTAGCAGTAATGCATCTGATGACAAAGCAAAAGCAGCAGAAGAAATAACGGTTAAACATGAACTAGGGGAAGCAAAAGTAAAAGCAAATCCGAAAAAAGTTGTTGTTTTTGATATGGGTATTTTGGATACATTAGATAAATTAGGTGTAGAAGTAGCAGGTGTACCTCAAGAAAATCTGCCAGAATATCTTGAAAAATATAAAGATAGCAAATACACAAATGTTGGGGGTCTTAAAGAGCCTGACTTAGAAGCAATCAGTGAATTAGCTCCAGATGTTATCTTTATTTCTGGTAGACAATCAGCAGCATATGAAGACTTAAGTGACATTGCACCAACTGTTTATGTAGGTGTTGATTCAACTAAATATATGGATTCATTTAAGCATAACATGGAATTAGTTGGACAAATCTTCGGAAAAGAAGATGCAGTGAAGGAAGAATTAGCAAGCATTGATGATACAATTACAGCCCTTAACGACAAAGCGAAAGCAGTTGAAGGCAAGTCTTTAGTTGTATTAGTGAATGACGGCAGTGTGAGTGCATATGGATCTGGTTCAAGATTCGGTATCATTCATGATGTATTCGGATTAGCACAAGCAGATGAAAACATTGAAGCATCAACACATGGGCAAAGTATCTCATTTGAGTATATTGCAGACAAGAATCCAGAATATCTATTCGTAGTGGATAGAGGAGCTGTTGTTGGTGGTGAATCATCTGCAGCGAAAGTGTTAGATAATGAACTTGTTAATGGTACAGATGCTGCTAAAGACGGTCATATTATTTACTTGAATCCTGGCTATTGGTACCTGTCAGGTGGAGGTCTTGTGTCAACAGAAGAAATGGCAAAAGAAATCGAAGCTGGTATTTCGAAATAA
- a CDS encoding iron chelate uptake ABC transporter family permease subunit has translation MNQPKTKLLLLSIIAVLLIAVFMLIKVSSVNWEYVMPRRATKILAICLTGGCIAFSSMVFQTITNNRILTPSILGLDSLYLFIQTFVVFFFGSQSLTMLNSNVNFLLSVGLMILFSVALYYLFFRKGSQNILLLLLIGIILGSFFSSLSSFMQMLIDPNEFLIVQDKMFASFNSVNTDILTICIVIIAAVALYVSRYSKFFDVMSLGKEQAINLGIDYDRVVRNMLVVVAILVSISTALVGPITFLGLLVVNLAREFLRTYKHSQLIAGSILLSIIALVGGLLIVERVFTFSTTISVIINFVGGVYFIYLLLKERRAW, from the coding sequence ATGAATCAGCCTAAGACTAAACTTTTACTTCTTTCCATAATAGCCGTACTGCTTATTGCCGTATTCATGCTAATAAAGGTCAGCAGCGTGAACTGGGAATATGTTATGCCAAGGAGAGCAACCAAAATATTGGCAATATGCCTGACAGGCGGATGTATTGCATTTTCATCAATGGTTTTTCAAACCATTACAAATAACCGAATCTTAACTCCAAGCATTCTTGGACTTGATTCTTTATACTTATTTATCCAAACATTTGTAGTTTTCTTTTTCGGCTCACAAAGCTTAACGATGCTGAATAGTAATGTCAACTTTCTATTATCAGTTGGATTGATGATTCTTTTCTCTGTTGCTTTGTACTACTTGTTTTTCAGGAAAGGAAGTCAAAATATCCTGCTGCTTCTGCTTATTGGAATCATCCTTGGAAGCTTCTTCTCAAGTCTGTCATCCTTTATGCAGATGCTGATAGATCCAAATGAGTTTCTGATTGTGCAAGACAAAATGTTTGCAAGCTTCAATAGCGTTAATACAGATATATTGACAATATGCATTGTAATTATTGCAGCAGTTGCTTTATATGTATCGCGATACAGTAAATTCTTTGATGTAATGTCACTTGGAAAAGAGCAAGCGATTAATTTAGGGATAGATTATGATCGTGTTGTAAGGAATATGCTTGTCGTCGTGGCAATTTTGGTTAGTATTTCGACTGCACTTGTCGGACCAATCACCTTTCTTGGACTGCTCGTTGTAAACCTGGCAAGGGAGTTTCTGAGAACATACAAACATAGCCAGCTTATTGCAGGTTCCATTCTATTAAGCATTATAGCCCTCGTCGGCGGTTTGCTTATTGTAGAAAGAGTATTTACATTCTCGACAACAATCAGTGTCATCATTAACTTTGTCGGAGGCGTTTATTTCATCTATTTATTATTAAAGGAGAGAAGAGCATGGTAG
- a CDS encoding ROK family protein, translating into MKLFGAIEAGGTKFVCAAGTETGEIKERVSIATTTPEETMPEVIAFFNKHKVEAIGIGSFGPIDVDRSSPTYGHITTTPKLAWRDYPLLSTVQKEFPIPIGFNTDVNIAAMGEAVLGAAKGLDSCLYITVGTGIGAGAYIQGELLQGLTHPEMGHILVRRHPEDSYKGRCPYHGDCLEGLAAGPAIEERWGTKAAELSNNDKVWEMEGYYIAQALMQYILILSPKKIILGGGVMNQEQVLVYINTYLKEFLNGYLEFPQVSTDLGSYVVRPGLGDNAGITGGLLLAKRVYEESK; encoded by the coding sequence ATGAAATTATTTGGTGCAATAGAAGCTGGAGGAACAAAATTTGTTTGTGCTGCTGGTACGGAAACAGGAGAAATTAAAGAGAGAGTTTCGATTGCTACAACCACACCTGAAGAAACAATGCCAGAGGTAATTGCTTTCTTTAATAAACATAAAGTAGAAGCAATTGGCATTGGCTCCTTTGGACCAATTGACGTAGACAGAAGCAGTCCAACATATGGACACATTACAACAACTCCGAAGCTTGCTTGGCGAGATTACCCTTTATTAAGTACAGTACAGAAGGAATTTCCCATCCCAATCGGCTTTAACACAGACGTTAATATCGCGGCTATGGGAGAAGCAGTTCTTGGTGCAGCAAAGGGTCTTGACAGCTGCCTGTATATAACGGTTGGAACTGGTATTGGTGCAGGAGCATATATTCAGGGCGAGCTATTGCAAGGGTTAACGCACCCTGAGATGGGCCATATTCTTGTAAGAAGACACCCAGAAGATAGCTATAAAGGAAGATGTCCATATCATGGTGATTGCCTTGAAGGTCTAGCTGCTGGGCCTGCGATTGAAGAAAGATGGGGAACAAAAGCAGCTGAACTGAGCAACAACGACAAGGTTTGGGAAATGGAAGGTTATTATATTGCTCAAGCCCTGATGCAATATATATTAATCCTTTCCCCGAAAAAGATTATCCTTGGTGGAGGAGTAATGAACCAAGAACAGGTTTTAGTATATATTAACACTTACCTCAAGGAATTTTTAAATGGCTATTTAGAATTCCCGCAAGTATCAACAGATTTGGGAAGCTACGTTGTAAGACCCGGACTTGGTGATAATGCTGGCATTACAGGCGGTTTACTGCTTGCGAAAAGAGTTTATGAAGAAAGCAAATAA
- a CDS encoding ABC transporter ATP-binding protein: MVEVKNVSKLYNGKSVLENVSLSIEKGKITSFIGPNGAGKSTLLSIISRLIKGDSGDVLIDGQSVFTTKSNVLAKKISILKQSNHINIRLTVKELVNFGRFPYSQGRLTKEDKAAVAEAISYMELDEIQHKYLDQLSGGQKQRAYIAMVIAQDTEYILLDEPLNNLDMKHSVQIMKVLRRLVNELGKTVVIVIHDINFASVYSDNIVALKNGKLVNDGPADSIINQAVLKDIYEMDMQIEEINNHKICVYFA, from the coding sequence ATGGTAGAGGTCAAGAATGTCAGTAAACTATACAATGGAAAAAGCGTCCTTGAAAATGTATCTCTTTCCATTGAAAAAGGAAAAATCACTTCCTTTATCGGTCCGAATGGTGCAGGGAAAAGTACATTGCTATCCATTATCAGCAGGCTGATTAAAGGTGACAGTGGTGATGTCTTAATTGATGGGCAAAGCGTTTTTACGACAAAAAGCAATGTGCTTGCAAAAAAGATATCCATTCTCAAGCAGAGCAACCACATAAATATTCGGTTGACTGTAAAGGAGCTAGTTAACTTCGGAAGGTTTCCATATTCTCAAGGGAGACTAACGAAAGAGGATAAAGCTGCTGTTGCAGAAGCAATTTCTTATATGGAGCTTGATGAAATACAGCATAAATATTTAGATCAATTGAGTGGCGGCCAAAAGCAAAGAGCATATATTGCGATGGTTATTGCTCAAGATACTGAATACATCTTGCTCGATGAACCACTGAATAACCTGGATATGAAGCATTCGGTGCAAATTATGAAGGTTCTCAGAAGACTTGTTAATGAGCTTGGGAAAACAGTAGTAATTGTTATTCATGATATAAATTTTGCCTCTGTCTATTCCGACAATATCGTGGCATTGAAGAATGGCAAACTTGTTAATGATGGACCAGCAGACAGCATTATTAATCAAGCTGTCTTAAAGGATATTTATGAAATGGACATGCAGATAGAGGAAATTAATAATCATAAAATCTGTGTCTATTTTGCTTAA
- a CDS encoding Gfo/Idh/MocA family protein, whose protein sequence is MSVRFGIIGTNWITESFIQAASMVEEFTLAAVYSRSEEKAAAFAQKYNAEQIFTSLTEMAESDKIDAVYIASPNSLHAEQSILFLNNKKHVLTEKAFASNSRQAQAMVKAAKENNVLLMEALKTTMLPNFKVIKENLHKIGKVRRAFASYCQYSSRYDAYKEGNILNAFKPEFSNGALMDIGVYCIYPMVALFGKPESVKASSYMLDSGVDGEGSIIMTYAEMDIVLMYSKITNSLVPSEIQGENGNILIDQMNTPQKIEIAYRNGEKVDVSVQQKEEAMYYEAKEFIDTILAGESESAINSLELSVTVIEIMDEVRKQTGIVFPADEK, encoded by the coding sequence ATGAGTGTTCGATTTGGTATTATAGGAACAAACTGGATTACAGAATCATTCATACAAGCAGCAAGCATGGTGGAGGAGTTTACCTTGGCCGCTGTATATTCAAGATCAGAAGAAAAAGCAGCAGCATTTGCGCAAAAATATAATGCAGAACAAATATTCACAAGTCTGACTGAAATGGCAGAGAGCGACAAAATTGACGCAGTTTATATTGCTAGTCCTAACTCACTGCATGCAGAGCAGTCCATCCTATTTCTAAACAACAAAAAACATGTTTTAACTGAAAAAGCGTTTGCATCTAATTCAAGGCAAGCTCAAGCAATGGTTAAAGCTGCAAAGGAAAATAATGTCCTGTTAATGGAAGCATTAAAAACAACGATGCTGCCAAACTTTAAGGTGATAAAAGAAAATTTACATAAAATCGGGAAAGTTAGACGAGCGTTTGCGAGTTATTGTCAGTATTCATCAAGATATGATGCTTACAAGGAAGGAAATATCCTTAATGCATTTAAACCAGAATTCTCTAACGGTGCATTAATGGATATCGGTGTTTATTGTATTTATCCAATGGTCGCATTGTTTGGAAAGCCAGAGTCAGTTAAAGCTTCTAGTTACATGCTAGACAGCGGGGTTGATGGGGAAGGCAGTATCATAATGACCTATGCCGAAATGGATATTGTGCTGATGTACTCAAAAATAACAAACTCTCTTGTTCCATCGGAAATTCAAGGTGAAAATGGCAATATTCTTATTGATCAAATGAATACACCGCAAAAGATAGAAATAGCTTACCGCAATGGGGAAAAAGTCGATGTTTCTGTCCAGCAAAAAGAAGAAGCGATGTATTATGAGGCAAAGGAATTCATTGATACTATTCTTGCCGGCGAGTCGGAATCTGCAATAAATTCACTTGAGTTATCAGTAACAGTAATAGAAATAATGGATGAAGTGAGAAAACAAACGGGAATTGTGTTCCCGGCAGATGAGAAATAA
- a CDS encoding ABC transporter permease has protein sequence MKIRYLSIMLVLLSTASLFIGVIDINPLSILQLTEDQKEILLISRFPRLISIIIAGISLSICGLIMQQITRNKFVSPTTAGTMDWARFGILIALMMFTTATPIVKMLVAFVFALLGTFLFMQILNRIKFKDAIFIPLVGLMLGNIISSVTTFFSMKHDLVQNMSSWLQGDFSLIMEGRYELLYISIPVLIVAYLYANKFTIAGMGEEFSTNLGLNHKRVVNIGLVIVALVSSVVLLTVGMIPFLGLIIPNIVSLYKGDNLKNSLTHTALLGANFVLICDILGRVIIYPYEISIGVMVGVIGSAIFLYLLVRRKTYESA, from the coding sequence ATGAAGATAAGATATTTAAGCATCATGTTAGTACTGTTATCAACTGCCTCCTTGTTTATAGGAGTAATTGATATTAACCCTCTAAGCATACTTCAATTAACAGAGGATCAGAAAGAAATACTATTAATCAGCAGATTTCCCCGTCTAATAAGCATTATTATTGCAGGTATAAGCTTAAGCATTTGCGGACTAATTATGCAGCAAATCACCAGAAATAAATTTGTGTCTCCAACGACTGCAGGGACGATGGACTGGGCCAGATTTGGCATTCTTATTGCGCTAATGATGTTCACTACTGCAACTCCAATTGTTAAGATGCTTGTTGCCTTCGTTTTTGCATTGCTAGGTACATTCCTATTCATGCAAATATTAAATCGAATCAAATTCAAGGATGCAATATTTATTCCACTTGTTGGTTTAATGCTTGGAAACATAATTAGCTCGGTTACCACTTTCTTTTCTATGAAACATGATCTTGTGCAAAACATGTCATCATGGCTTCAAGGTGATTTTTCACTGATTATGGAAGGCAGATACGAGCTGCTTTATATAAGCATCCCAGTACTCATCGTGGCATACCTTTATGCGAATAAATTCACAATTGCTGGAATGGGTGAGGAATTCTCGACGAATTTAGGCCTTAACCATAAGCGAGTTGTCAATATCGGTCTAGTTATTGTGGCGCTTGTTTCATCAGTGGTTTTGCTTACAGTCGGAATGATTCCATTCTTGGGTCTTATCATTCCTAATATAGTTTCCCTTTACAAGGGTGATAATTTGAAGAATAGCTTAACACATACAGCATTACTAGGAGCAAACTTTGTTCTTATATGTGACATTCTTGGACGGGTTATCATTTATCCATATGAAATCTCAATTGGTGTGATGGTTGGGGTTATCGGAAGTGCTATCTTCCTTTATTTACTGGTAAGGAGAAAAACGTATGAATCAGCCTAA
- the qoxD gene encoding cytochrome aa3 quinol oxidase subunit IV → MAKHNSSFPTGHVAGFIVSILLTFATVGAVRYTDLPFVTIMWIIGSLAVIQALLQLFMFMHLTEGEGKMQLINIFYAFFCAIVVAAGTIWVMTSGHVHY, encoded by the coding sequence ATGGCTAAACATAATAGCAGTTTTCCAACTGGCCACGTTGCAGGGTTCATCGTTTCTATTTTGCTGACTTTTGCAACAGTAGGTGCTGTAAGATATACGGATTTGCCGTTTGTGACAATTATGTGGATTATTGGTTCATTAGCAGTAATTCAAGCATTGCTTCAACTTTTCATGTTCATGCATTTGACTGAAGGGGAAGGCAAAATGCAATTAATTAATATTTTCTATGCGTTCTTCTGTGCGATTGTTGTCGCTGCAGGAACAATTTGGGTAATGACATCAGGACATGTTCATTACTAA